The Eleutherodactylus coqui strain aEleCoq1 chromosome 13, aEleCoq1.hap1, whole genome shotgun sequence genome includes a window with the following:
- the PNMT gene encoding phenylethanolamine N-methyltransferase → MSSIQAVAESYRLFNPRAYLQNNYVPPRADFTSDDSIMCWKLRRLHEACAKGEIKGRILVDIGSGPTIYQLLSAFEHFQETIMTDYLEVNRQELKMWLNNQPGAFDWSPYFEHVCKLEGKGEPWKDKQKRLQTRVSRVIPVDIHKSSPLGGELAPGSVDCLVSSFCLEACSPNLEAFQKALENVVTLLKPQGHFLWIGALEESYYLAGEARLSVVPVTEDIVKKALCTAKCVVREFSTYVIPPSMKVGVDDVTGIFFVWAQKNASK, encoded by the exons ATGAGCAGCATTCAGGCAGTCGCCGAGTCCTACCGGTTATTTAACCCCAGAGCCTACTTACAGAATAACTATGTGCCCCCACGGGCGGACTTCACGAGTGATGACAGCATTATGTGTTGGAAACTGCGCCGACTTCATGAAGCTTGTGCCAAAG GTGAGATAAAAGGGCGCATCTTGGTAGACATTGGCTCAGGTCCTACGATATACCAGCTGTTGAGTGCCTTTGAGCACTTTCAGGAAACTATTATGACAGACTACCTGGAGGTGAACCGTCAAGAACTGAAGATGTGGCTAAATAACCAACCAGGCGCCTTTGACTGGAGTCCCTACTTTGAACATGTCTGTAAGCTGGAAGGAAAAGG AGAACCCTGGAAAGATAAGCAGAAACGACTTCAGACACGTGTGTCCCGGGTGATCCCAGTTGATATCCATAAATCCAGTCCACTAGGAGGAGAACTGGCTCCTGGTTCAGTGGACTGCCTTGTATCTTCTTTCTGCCTTGAAGCTTGCAGCCCCAACcttgaggcctttcagaaggcactTGAAAATGTGGTCACGCTCCTGAAACCACAGGGGCACTTCTTATGGATTGGGGCTCTAGAGGAGTCCTACTACTTGGCCGGAGAGGCACGGTTAAGTGTGGTGCCAGTCACAGAAGACATAGTGAAGAAAGCACTGTGCACTGCAAAGTGTGTTGTTAGGGAGTTTTCCACCTATGTCATACCACCTAGCATGAAAGTCGGTGTAGATGACGTTACAGGGATATTTTTTGTTTGGGCTCAGAAAAATGCTTCGAAGTGA